Proteins encoded by one window of Xanthomonas sp. DAR 80977:
- a CDS encoding MCP four helix bundle domain-containing protein, with translation MPRHTDLKSSLVVSLLCMLGCAAAIGVAQLSTRPLDESREHLLQLQTRQAPSAMALRELRAQLAELRLYQLSLIAATGNTADVADYDRRIEQSLRGARKQVALYVATAPSDEERRRFATVQAELDAYLQLHRQIGAAVHAGDRDRASQLSTQQALPQRRALFALEELGRINARHALLADPDAPAYATR, from the coding sequence ATGCCACGCCATACCGATCTGAAATCGTCCCTGGTCGTTTCGCTGCTGTGCATGCTCGGCTGCGCCGCGGCGATCGGGGTAGCGCAGCTGAGCACCCGCCCGCTCGACGAGTCGCGCGAGCACCTGCTGCAGTTGCAGACCCGGCAGGCGCCCTCGGCCATGGCCTTGCGCGAACTGCGCGCGCAGCTGGCGGAATTGCGCCTGTACCAGCTGTCGCTGATCGCCGCGACCGGCAATACCGCGGACGTGGCCGACTACGACCGGCGCATCGAGCAATCGCTGCGCGGCGCGCGCAAGCAGGTGGCGCTGTACGTCGCCACCGCGCCGAGCGACGAAGAACGCCGCCGCTTCGCCACCGTCCAGGCCGAGCTGGATGCCTATCTGCAGCTGCACCGGCAGATCGGCGCCGCGGTGCATGCCGGCGACCGCGATCGCGCCAGCCAGCTGTCCACGCAGCAGGCGCTGCCGCAGCGCCGGGCATTGTTTGCCCTTGAGGAACTGGGCCGCATCAACGCCCGCCACGCGCTGCTCGCCGACCCCGACGCCCCCGCCTACGCCACGCGCTAG
- a CDS encoding methyl-accepting chemotaxis protein — protein sequence MQWIKNLKLMPKLMLAFGLVLAIMLIQGLAAYNGLHSLNGVADGVSKQVVPSVRTGGEMRGILGEYRNAAYQSLIRSSDALKKESEARKVALAKQLEEILAKYPPMIGSEKEREIYKRTVADWKKASDSYKSVDEMLQLELHDDAIDTFTSETRTLHNKVVADVVDLIAENNRQAKVAAENANSTYGKASATLLVCLLIGIAGAVSLAWLFGRMLANNVRGAVKIANDVAAGKLDGHIDASGKDEIGELMQALKRMQQDLRERTERDAAVAAENLRIRTALDNSSTGMYIADLDYTIVYANPSMQGIVDKYADHIRSVAPAFDSSMPLVGSSLSVLEYGNQIDSRTVAAIEKQGVAEREMAYGHARIAQIVSSIRDAHGSHVGFVCESRDRTVEAQVEEEVAKIVQAAAAGDLSGRVVTDGKQGFFLQLAQQLNGLLQANGDSIGEVSKLLTALSQGDLTARMHGEFDGVFATMRDDANATAEQLAGIVGRIQTAASSINAAAGEIAAGNDDLSRRTEQQAANLEETAASMEELTSTVRQNAEHARQANQLAVGAAAVASQGGEVVGQVVTTMSGIETSSKKIADIISVIDGIAFQTNILALNAAVEAARAGEQGRGFAVVASEVRTLAQRSANAAKEIKGLIDASVGQVANGSALVRQAGQTMTEIVSSVQRVTDIMSEIAAASQEQSAGIEQVNQTVTQMDETTQQNAALVEEATAAARSMEEQAGQLTEAVSIFRVEQSLANAPAAKQAQVHPIRPVAKKPVAVASSKPAPAARAKKSEPALADSDWQEF from the coding sequence ATGCAGTGGATAAAGAATCTGAAATTGATGCCGAAGCTGATGCTGGCGTTCGGTCTCGTGCTCGCCATCATGTTGATCCAGGGGCTGGCGGCCTACAACGGCCTGCACTCGCTCAACGGCGTGGCCGACGGGGTTTCCAAACAGGTGGTGCCCAGCGTGCGCACCGGCGGCGAGATGCGCGGCATCCTCGGCGAATACCGCAATGCGGCCTACCAGAGCCTGATCCGCAGCAGCGATGCATTGAAGAAGGAGTCGGAGGCGCGCAAGGTCGCGCTGGCCAAACAGCTGGAAGAGATCCTGGCCAAGTACCCGCCGATGATCGGCAGCGAAAAGGAACGCGAGATCTACAAACGCACCGTCGCCGACTGGAAAAAAGCCAGCGACTCCTACAAATCGGTCGACGAGATGCTGCAGCTGGAACTGCACGACGACGCGATCGACACCTTTACCAGCGAAACCCGCACCCTGCACAACAAGGTCGTGGCCGACGTGGTCGACCTGATCGCCGAGAACAACCGCCAGGCCAAGGTCGCCGCGGAAAACGCCAACAGCACCTACGGCAAGGCCTCGGCCACCCTGTTGGTCTGCCTGCTGATCGGCATCGCCGGCGCCGTGAGCCTGGCCTGGCTGTTCGGGCGCATGCTGGCCAACAACGTGCGCGGCGCGGTCAAGATCGCCAACGATGTCGCCGCCGGCAAGCTCGACGGACACATCGACGCCAGCGGCAAGGACGAGATCGGCGAACTGATGCAGGCGCTCAAGCGCATGCAGCAGGACCTGCGCGAGCGCACCGAGCGCGACGCGGCGGTGGCGGCCGAGAACCTGCGCATCCGCACCGCGCTGGACAACTCCTCCACCGGCATGTACATCGCCGACCTGGACTACACCATCGTCTACGCGAACCCGTCGATGCAGGGCATCGTCGACAAGTACGCCGACCATATCCGCAGCGTCGCCCCCGCGTTCGACTCGAGCATGCCGCTGGTCGGTTCCTCGCTGTCGGTGCTGGAGTACGGCAACCAGATCGACAGCCGCACCGTGGCGGCGATCGAGAAACAGGGCGTCGCCGAGCGCGAGATGGCCTACGGCCACGCCCGTATCGCCCAGATCGTCTCCAGCATCCGCGACGCGCACGGCAGCCATGTCGGCTTCGTCTGCGAATCGCGCGACCGCACCGTCGAGGCCCAGGTCGAAGAGGAAGTGGCCAAGATCGTGCAGGCCGCCGCTGCCGGCGACCTGTCCGGACGCGTGGTCACCGACGGCAAGCAGGGCTTCTTCCTGCAGCTGGCGCAGCAGCTCAACGGCCTGCTGCAGGCCAACGGCGACAGCATCGGCGAAGTCTCCAAGCTGCTGACCGCGCTGTCGCAGGGCGACCTGACCGCGCGCATGCACGGCGAGTTCGACGGCGTGTTCGCGACCATGCGCGACGACGCCAATGCCACCGCCGAGCAGCTCGCCGGCATCGTCGGCCGCATCCAGACCGCGGCGTCGAGCATCAACGCCGCCGCCGGCGAGATCGCCGCCGGCAACGACGACCTGTCGCGGCGCACCGAGCAGCAGGCGGCGAACCTGGAAGAGACCGCCGCCTCGATGGAGGAACTGACCTCCACCGTACGCCAGAACGCCGAGCATGCACGCCAGGCCAACCAGCTCGCGGTCGGTGCGGCTGCAGTCGCCTCGCAAGGCGGCGAGGTGGTCGGCCAGGTGGTCACCACGATGAGCGGCATCGAGACCTCCTCGAAGAAGATCGCCGACATCATCTCGGTCATCGACGGCATCGCCTTCCAGACCAACATCCTGGCGCTCAACGCCGCGGTGGAAGCGGCGCGCGCCGGCGAACAGGGCCGCGGCTTCGCCGTGGTCGCCTCGGAAGTGCGGACGCTGGCCCAGCGCTCGGCCAACGCCGCCAAGGAGATCAAGGGCCTGATCGACGCCTCGGTCGGCCAGGTCGCCAACGGCTCGGCGCTGGTGCGCCAGGCCGGCCAGACCATGACCGAGATCGTGTCCTCGGTGCAGCGCGTCACCGACATCATGAGCGAGATCGCGGCGGCGTCGCAGGAGCAGTCGGCCGGCATCGAGCAGGTCAACCAGACCGTGACCCAGATGGACGAGACCACCCAGCAGAACGCCGCGCTGGTGGAAGAAGCCACCGCCGCCGCACGCTCGATGGAGGAGCAGGCCGGGCAGTTGACCGAGGCGGTCTCGATCTTCCGCGTCGAGCAATCGCTGGCCAACGCACCGGCGGCGAAGCAGGCGCAGGTGCACCCGATCCGGCCGGTGGCGAAGAAGCCGGTCGCGGTGGCGTCGAGCAAGCCGGCCCCGGCCGCCCGCGCCAAGAAGTCCGAACCGGCCCTGGCCGACTCGGACTGGCAGGAGTTCTGA
- a CDS encoding methyl-accepting chemotaxis protein, with protein MNFFKQLKIRDKLIFAFALTTLLTVILGAFTYSRTTMSMAELKRIEVDWVPATQALAEVRAQLGEFRTYELAQIARANDPEAMADYFKRMQKVRTEVAKNQAIIEKVMLGKQQAQMYAGVKEKLDAYLHTNTLMGDALRAGDVATAQTISDKQSRPLRRELFERIVALTEYNVAQLNQEMDTINAQLSRTKLLILSLLALTIGAASSVGWLISRGIARQLDAARQLSQAIARGDLDSAVRSRSSDEVGQLMGDMLDMRGRIREVIDAQNQMAQRHEQGTISYRMDESAFPGDYGHMVKATNDLVASHVAVKLRLVQIIQRYAIGDLSDDMERLPGEKAALTEAMDTAKANLSAMNDQVKQLAEAAAAGDFSARGDAERFQYDFRTMVQNLNAMMEVSDHTLGKLSQLLQAIAAGDLSVRMHGDFHGVFARMRDDANATAEQLADIVGRIQTAAASINVASSEIAAGNDDLSRRTEQQAASLEETAASMEELTSTVKQNAEHARQANQLAVGAAAVASQGGEVVGQVVATMSGIETSSKKIADIISVIDGIAFQTNILALNAAVEAARAGEQGRGFAVVASEVRTLAQRSAGAAKEIKHLIDDSVSRVAEGSALVDRAGQTMQEIVSSVQRVTDIMGEISAASQEQSAGIEQVNQTVTQMDEATQQNAALVEEATAAARTMQAQAGQLNATIAEFKLDTHGGAATAQAVAVAAAVPAVRAKPRPVASAPRPPARIRSVAGTPRASAAEDQWQEF; from the coding sequence ATGAACTTCTTCAAACAACTGAAAATCCGCGACAAGCTGATCTTCGCGTTCGCCCTGACCACGCTGCTGACCGTGATCCTGGGCGCGTTCACCTATTCGCGCACCACCATGTCGATGGCCGAGCTCAAGCGCATCGAGGTCGACTGGGTGCCGGCCACGCAGGCGCTGGCGGAAGTGCGCGCGCAGCTCGGCGAGTTCCGCACCTACGAACTGGCGCAGATCGCGCGCGCCAACGACCCGGAAGCGATGGCCGACTATTTCAAGCGCATGCAGAAGGTGCGCACGGAAGTGGCGAAGAACCAGGCCATCATCGAGAAGGTGATGCTGGGGAAACAGCAGGCGCAGATGTACGCCGGGGTCAAGGAAAAGCTGGATGCCTACCTGCACACCAACACCCTGATGGGCGATGCGCTGCGTGCCGGCGACGTCGCCACCGCGCAGACCATCTCCGACAAGCAGTCGCGGCCGCTGCGGCGCGAGCTGTTCGAGCGGATCGTGGCGCTGACCGAGTACAACGTCGCCCAGCTGAACCAGGAAATGGACACCATCAATGCGCAGCTGTCGCGCACCAAGCTGCTGATCCTGAGCCTGCTCGCGCTGACCATCGGCGCCGCATCCAGCGTCGGCTGGCTGATCTCGCGCGGCATCGCGCGGCAGCTCGACGCGGCACGGCAGCTGTCGCAGGCCATCGCCCGCGGCGACCTGGACAGCGCGGTGCGCAGCCGCTCCAGCGACGAGGTCGGCCAGCTGATGGGCGACATGCTGGACATGCGCGGCCGCATCCGCGAGGTGATCGACGCGCAGAACCAGATGGCGCAACGCCACGAACAGGGCACGATCAGCTACCGCATGGACGAGTCCGCCTTCCCCGGCGACTACGGGCACATGGTCAAGGCCACCAACGACCTGGTCGCCTCGCACGTAGCGGTGAAGTTGCGCCTGGTGCAGATCATCCAGCGCTATGCGATCGGCGACCTGTCCGACGACATGGAACGCCTGCCCGGCGAGAAGGCGGCGCTGACCGAGGCGATGGACACCGCCAAGGCCAACCTGAGCGCGATGAACGACCAGGTCAAGCAGCTGGCCGAAGCCGCCGCCGCCGGCGACTTCAGCGCCCGCGGCGACGCCGAGCGCTTCCAGTACGACTTCCGCACGATGGTGCAGAACCTCAACGCGATGATGGAAGTCAGCGACCACACCCTCGGCAAGCTGTCGCAGCTGCTGCAGGCCATCGCCGCCGGCGACCTGAGCGTGCGCATGCACGGCGACTTCCATGGCGTGTTCGCCAGGATGCGCGACGACGCCAACGCCACCGCCGAGCAGCTGGCCGACATCGTCGGCCGCATCCAGACCGCCGCGGCCAGCATCAACGTCGCCTCCTCGGAAATCGCCGCCGGCAACGACGACCTGTCGCGGCGCACCGAACAGCAGGCCGCCAGCCTCGAGGAAACCGCCGCGTCGATGGAAGAGCTGACGTCCACGGTCAAGCAGAACGCCGAGCACGCACGCCAGGCCAACCAGCTCGCGGTCGGTGCCGCCGCGGTCGCCTCGCAGGGCGGCGAGGTGGTCGGCCAGGTGGTGGCCACGATGAGCGGCATCGAGACCTCCTCGAAGAAGATCGCCGACATCATCAGCGTCATCGACGGCATCGCCTTCCAGACCAATATCCTGGCGCTCAACGCCGCGGTGGAAGCCGCGCGTGCCGGCGAACAGGGCCGCGGCTTCGCGGTGGTCGCTAGCGAGGTGCGCACCCTCGCCCAGCGCTCGGCCGGTGCGGCCAAGGAGATCAAGCATCTGATCGACGACTCGGTGAGCCGCGTCGCCGAGGGCTCGGCGCTGGTCGATCGTGCCGGCCAGACCATGCAGGAGATCGTGTCCTCGGTGCAGCGCGTGACCGACATCATGGGCGAGATCTCCGCCGCCTCGCAGGAGCAGTCGGCCGGCATCGAGCAGGTCAACCAGACCGTCACCCAGATGGACGAAGCCACCCAGCAGAACGCCGCGCTGGTGGAAGAAGCCACCGCCGCCGCGCGCACGATGCAGGCGCAGGCCGGCCAGCTCAACGCCACCATCGCCGAGTTCAAGCTGGACACGCACGGCGGCGCGGCGACGGCG
- a CDS encoding methyl-accepting chemotaxis protein, translating into MSYPSLVARLSDLPLRRKFVWQTLLLGGGIVLLAIIAARMQYVDIRNTREQALKSQIELALGVVQAYAAKAETGQMPLADAQRTALATLESMRARDGVDYFYVHDMHPTMLMHPTRHDLVGKDIGGVLSADGKPIFRQFAAAAAAGGGYVDYLWPKPGSEKPVEKVSYNAPFKPWNWVIGTGVYMDDVQAQALLFTGVMTVAGGVLVLITFGINWLIGSSVLVPVSRTLQAIRAVSRGDLSVRIDNPGRDETGQMLRATGEMIQMLERFSRETAQMALLHADKDISHRMPQDFPGVYGDLASGINTMMFEHLDAIVEAVEILNEYANGDLRRDARRLPGSRAVLHESMDAAKASLLAINTEIKRLAAAAAAGDFSARGDAAHFQHDFRLMVQDLNAMMEVSDRNLGQLSTLLQAIAAGDLGARMHGEFHGVFARMRDDANATAEQLADIVGRIQSAALSINTATTEIAAGNDDLSRRTEQQAASLEETAASMEELTSTVKQNAEHARQANQLAVGAASVASQGGEVVGKVVTTMSGIETSSKKIADIISVIDGIAFQTNILALNAAVEAARAGEQGRGFAVVASEVRTLAQRSANAAKEIKGLIDESVTRVAEGSALVDRAGQTMSEIVSSVQRVTDIMGEISAASQEQYAGIEQVNQTVTQMDEATQQNAALVEEASASARALEEEARRLSEAAAVFRLDGAGGTAAPAPVRAAAVAPSRAPSRPAVAKPAPRQAAAKRAAATEADWAEF; encoded by the coding sequence ATGTCGTATCCGTCGCTCGTCGCACGCCTGTCGGATCTGCCGCTGCGTCGCAAGTTCGTCTGGCAGACCCTGCTGCTGGGCGGAGGGATCGTGCTGTTGGCGATCATCGCCGCACGGATGCAGTACGTGGATATCCGCAATACCCGCGAGCAGGCGCTGAAGAGCCAGATCGAACTGGCGCTCGGCGTGGTGCAGGCCTATGCGGCCAAGGCCGAGACCGGGCAGATGCCGCTGGCCGATGCGCAGCGCACCGCGCTGGCCACGCTCGAGTCGATGCGCGCCCGCGACGGCGTGGACTATTTCTACGTGCACGACATGCATCCGACCATGCTGATGCACCCGACCCGTCACGACCTGGTCGGCAAGGACATCGGCGGCGTGCTGAGCGCCGACGGCAAGCCGATCTTCCGCCAGTTCGCCGCCGCGGCCGCGGCCGGCGGCGGCTATGTGGACTATCTGTGGCCCAAGCCCGGCAGCGAGAAGCCGGTCGAGAAGGTGTCCTACAACGCCCCGTTCAAGCCCTGGAACTGGGTCATCGGCACCGGCGTGTACATGGACGACGTGCAGGCGCAGGCGCTGCTGTTCACCGGCGTGATGACCGTGGCCGGCGGCGTGCTGGTGCTGATCACCTTCGGCATCAACTGGCTGATCGGCAGTTCGGTGCTGGTGCCGGTGTCGCGCACGCTGCAGGCGATCCGCGCCGTCTCCCGCGGCGACCTCAGCGTGCGCATCGACAACCCCGGACGCGACGAGACCGGGCAGATGCTGCGCGCCACCGGCGAGATGATCCAGATGCTGGAACGCTTCTCGCGCGAGACCGCGCAAATGGCGCTGCTGCATGCGGACAAGGACATCTCCCACCGCATGCCGCAGGATTTTCCCGGCGTCTACGGCGACCTGGCCAGCGGCATCAACACGATGATGTTCGAGCACCTGGACGCGATCGTCGAAGCGGTCGAGATCCTCAACGAATACGCCAACGGCGACCTGCGCCGCGATGCGCGGCGCCTGCCCGGCAGCCGCGCGGTGCTGCACGAATCGATGGACGCGGCCAAGGCCAGCCTGCTGGCGATCAACACCGAGATCAAGCGCCTGGCCGCCGCGGCCGCGGCTGGCGATTTCAGCGCCCGCGGCGACGCGGCGCATTTCCAGCACGACTTCCGGCTGATGGTGCAGGATCTCAACGCGATGATGGAGGTCAGCGACCGCAACCTGGGCCAGCTGTCCACCCTGCTGCAGGCCATCGCCGCCGGCGATCTGGGCGCACGCATGCACGGCGAGTTCCATGGCGTGTTCGCCAGGATGCGCGACGACGCCAACGCCACCGCCGAGCAGCTGGCCGACATCGTCGGCCGCATCCAGAGCGCGGCGCTGAGCATCAATACCGCGACCACCGAGATCGCCGCCGGCAACGACGACCTGTCGCGCCGCACCGAACAGCAGGCCGCCAGCCTGGAAGAGACCGCCGCCTCGATGGAGGAGCTGACCTCCACGGTCAAGCAGAACGCCGAACATGCGCGCCAGGCCAACCAGTTGGCGGTCGGCGCCGCGTCGGTCGCCTCGCAGGGTGGCGAGGTGGTCGGCAAGGTGGTCACCACCATGAGCGGGATCGAGACCTCGTCGAAGAAGATCGCCGACATCATCTCGGTCATCGACGGCATCGCCTTCCAGACCAACATCCTGGCGCTCAACGCCGCGGTGGAAGCCGCGCGCGCCGGCGAGCAAGGCCGCGGCTTCGCCGTCGTCGCCAGCGAGGTACGCACCCTCGCCCAGCGCTCGGCCAACGCCGCCAAGGAGATCAAGGGCCTGATCGACGAGTCGGTCACCCGCGTCGCCGAAGGCTCGGCCCTGGTCGATCGCGCCGGCCAGACCATGAGCGAGATCGTGTCCTCGGTGCAGCGCGTCACCGACATCATGGGCGAGATCTCCGCCGCCTCGCAGGAACAGTACGCCGGCATCGAGCAGGTCAACCAGACCGTCACCCAGATGGACGAGGCCACCCAGCAGAACGCCGCCCTGGTCGAGGAGGCCAGCGCATCGGCGCGGGCGCTGGAAGAAGAAGCACGCAGGCTGAGCGAGGCCGCGGCGGTGTTCCGGCTCGACGGTGCGGGCGGTACCGCTGCGCCGGCGCCGGTTCGCGCCGCGGCGGTCGCGCCCTCGCGTGCGCCGTCGCGCCCGGCGGTCGCCAAGCCGGCGCCGCGCCAGGCGGCGGCCAAGCGCGCGGCAGCGACCGAGGCGGACTGGGCGGAGTTCTGA